A single window of Actinoallomurus bryophytorum DNA harbors:
- the galE gene encoding UDP-glucose 4-epimerase GalE: MKLLVTGGAGYIGSVVSARLLESGHEVVVLDDCSTGHADAVPSGARLVRATLREAAGDVLSEGFDGILHFAAKSLVGESVEKPGLYWDKNLGESLALLEAMRVHRVPRIVFSSTAATYGEPERTPIVETDPTRPTNPYGASKLAIDTTLAEYARMHGIGGVSLRYFNVAGAYGAYGERHTVETHIIPNVLNVPLGSRESVSIFGTDYPTPDGTCIRDYIHVVDLAAAHLLALDACAPGVHEIFNLGSGSGYSVREVIDVCREVTGQPIPAVEGPRRPGDPAVLVASSARISERLGWKPERDLRSMVTDAWEFARR; the protein is encoded by the coding sequence ATGAAGCTACTCGTCACGGGTGGCGCAGGCTATATCGGCAGCGTGGTTTCCGCGCGGCTGCTGGAGTCCGGGCACGAGGTGGTCGTCCTGGACGACTGCTCGACCGGCCACGCCGACGCCGTGCCCTCCGGCGCCCGGCTGGTGCGCGCGACGCTCCGCGAGGCCGCCGGTGACGTGCTTTCGGAGGGTTTCGACGGGATTTTGCACTTCGCGGCCAAGTCGCTCGTGGGCGAGTCGGTGGAGAAGCCCGGGCTGTACTGGGACAAGAACCTCGGTGAGTCGCTGGCCCTGCTGGAGGCGATGCGGGTGCACCGGGTGCCGCGCATCGTGTTCTCCTCCACGGCGGCGACGTACGGCGAGCCGGAGCGCACCCCGATCGTCGAGACCGACCCGACCCGGCCGACGAACCCCTACGGGGCGTCCAAGCTGGCCATCGACACGACCCTCGCGGAGTACGCCCGGATGCACGGCATCGGCGGAGTGAGCCTGCGCTACTTCAACGTCGCCGGAGCGTACGGCGCGTACGGCGAGCGGCACACCGTCGAGACCCACATCATCCCCAACGTGCTCAACGTGCCCCTGGGGTCACGCGAGTCGGTGTCGATCTTCGGCACGGACTACCCCACGCCGGACGGCACGTGCATCCGCGACTACATCCACGTCGTGGACCTGGCAGCGGCCCATCTGCTGGCCCTCGACGCCTGCGCACCGGGTGTTCACGAGATATTCAACTTGGGCAGCGGCTCGGGCTACTCGGTACGCGAGGTCATCGACGTCTGCCGCGAGGTGACCGGACAGCCCATCCCGGCGGTGGAGGGCCCGCGGCGGCCTGGCGACCCTGCCGTCCTGGTCGCCTCTTCGGCCAGGATCAGCGAACGCCTGGGCTGGAAGCCCGAGCGCGACCTGCGCTCGATGGTGACCGACGCGTGGGAGTTCGCGCGCAGGTGA
- the galK gene encoding galactokinase: MNFDEIYGRPPEGVWRAPGRVNLIGEHTDYNDGFVLPFALSQGVTVSAARRDDGVFAVRSLQAPETAEVSDPVPGSVTGWAAYAVGVAWSLREAGHPVGGASLLIDADLPQGAGLSSSAALECAVAVALCDLYDLPVPGPELARIAQRAENDFVGVPCGIMDQSASLLCTSGHALLLDCRSGLSAQVPLDLTELTLLVIDTRAEHELVDGGYADRRAACEKAAELLGVPALRDVTDLGEALSQLGDPVLRRRTQHVVTENHRVEAAVGLLRAGVVGEVGALLTASHLSLRDQFEVSWPEADVAVEESVRAGARGARMVGGGFGGSVVALVPSDRTDRVREAVRAAYADRGWPEPRFLDATPSAGAGRLS; the protein is encoded by the coding sequence TTGAACTTCGATGAGATCTACGGGCGCCCGCCCGAGGGCGTCTGGCGCGCACCGGGCCGGGTCAACCTGATCGGCGAGCACACCGACTACAACGACGGCTTCGTCCTGCCGTTCGCGCTGAGCCAGGGCGTGACCGTGTCCGCCGCCCGGCGCGACGACGGGGTGTTCGCGGTGCGTTCCCTCCAGGCGCCCGAGACGGCCGAGGTGTCGGATCCGGTGCCGGGATCGGTCACCGGGTGGGCGGCGTACGCGGTCGGGGTGGCTTGGTCGCTGCGCGAGGCCGGTCACCCCGTCGGCGGGGCGTCGCTGCTGATCGACGCCGACCTGCCGCAGGGCGCGGGCCTGTCCTCCTCGGCGGCGCTCGAATGCGCCGTCGCGGTGGCGCTGTGCGACCTGTACGACCTGCCGGTGCCAGGGCCGGAGCTGGCCCGGATCGCGCAGCGCGCGGAGAACGACTTCGTCGGCGTGCCGTGCGGGATCATGGACCAGTCGGCGTCGCTGCTGTGCACGTCGGGGCACGCGCTGCTGCTCGACTGCCGTAGCGGCCTGTCGGCGCAGGTGCCACTGGACCTGACGGAGCTCACGCTGCTCGTCATCGACACCAGAGCCGAGCACGAGCTGGTCGACGGCGGGTACGCCGACCGCCGAGCGGCCTGCGAGAAGGCGGCCGAGCTGCTGGGCGTGCCGGCACTGCGGGACGTCACCGACCTGGGCGAGGCGCTGTCGCAGTTGGGCGACCCGGTGCTCCGGCGCCGTACCCAGCACGTGGTCACCGAAAATCACCGGGTCGAGGCGGCCGTGGGTCTCCTGCGGGCCGGGGTGGTCGGCGAGGTCGGCGCGCTGCTGACGGCCTCACACCTGTCGCTGCGGGACCAGTTCGAGGTGTCCTGGCCGGAGGCCGACGTGGCGGTCGAGGAGTCCGTACGCGCCGGCGCACGCGGCGCCAGGATGGTCGGAGGCGGCTTCGGCGGCTCGGTGGTCGCCCTGGTCCCGTCCGACCGCACCGACCGCGTACGCGAGGCGGTGAGGGCGGCCTACGCGGATCGAGGCTGGCCCGAGCCCCGCTTCCTGGACGCGACCCCCTCAGCCGGCGCCGGCCGCCTCAGCTGA
- a CDS encoding hemolysin family protein, giving the protein MTGTLASAAIVLALIVIEALFVASELALVSLRDSQVRRLAERGRRGAAVAKLVSDPNRFLAVVQIGVTLTALLSSAYGAVTLSGTAKDALVKHAGMSDGLAGFVGVVGVTLIISYVTLVIGELAPKRLALQNAEGVAVLVGPFLDRMAIIARPVIWLLSKSTNIVVRTLGGDPNTSREAITAEEVRALVAGNTEIAPDERDLIEEVFAAGERQLREVLVPRTEVEFLDESTPLFKAAQIAAGSPHSRYPVYRESHDDVVGFVHVRDLLDPAQSGLSTPVGDVIRPVLYLPASKRVLAVLSEMRREGHHLAIVVDEYGGTAGIVTLEDLVEELIGDIRDEYDVEDAQARRLHGGALEIDGLLNLDDFADETGVELPEGPYETVGGYLMAVLGHLPQVGEMTMVGGHRLSVTEVDGRRVARVRVTPPPVPEPEHDES; this is encoded by the coding sequence ATGACGGGAACGCTCGCCAGCGCTGCCATCGTCTTGGCGCTCATCGTGATCGAGGCGCTGTTCGTCGCGTCCGAGCTCGCTCTTGTCTCCCTCCGTGACAGTCAGGTCCGCCGGCTCGCCGAGCGCGGCCGGCGCGGCGCGGCGGTGGCCAAGCTCGTCAGCGACCCCAATCGCTTCCTCGCCGTCGTGCAGATCGGTGTCACCCTCACCGCGCTGCTGTCGTCAGCGTACGGAGCCGTGACGCTGTCGGGGACCGCCAAGGACGCCCTGGTCAAGCATGCCGGTATGTCCGACGGACTGGCCGGGTTCGTCGGCGTCGTCGGCGTCACGCTGATCATCTCCTACGTCACCCTGGTGATCGGCGAGCTGGCGCCCAAGCGCCTCGCCCTGCAGAACGCCGAGGGTGTGGCCGTGCTGGTCGGGCCCTTCCTGGACCGGATGGCGATCATCGCGCGGCCGGTCATCTGGCTGCTGTCCAAGTCCACCAACATCGTCGTGCGCACGCTCGGCGGGGACCCGAACACCTCACGCGAGGCGATCACCGCCGAGGAGGTACGGGCCCTGGTCGCGGGCAACACCGAGATCGCCCCGGACGAGCGCGACCTCATCGAGGAGGTCTTCGCGGCAGGCGAACGCCAGTTGCGCGAGGTGCTGGTGCCGCGTACCGAGGTGGAGTTCCTCGACGAGTCGACGCCGCTGTTCAAGGCCGCCCAGATCGCCGCGGGCAGCCCGCACTCGCGCTATCCGGTCTACCGCGAGTCCCATGACGACGTCGTCGGGTTCGTGCACGTCCGTGACCTGCTCGACCCGGCGCAGTCCGGGCTCTCGACGCCGGTCGGCGACGTCATCCGCCCGGTGCTGTACCTCCCGGCCAGCAAACGGGTGCTGGCCGTGCTGTCCGAGATGCGACGTGAGGGCCACCATCTGGCCATCGTCGTGGACGAGTACGGCGGCACGGCGGGGATCGTGACGCTCGAGGATCTCGTCGAGGAGCTGATCGGCGACATCCGCGACGAGTACGACGTCGAGGACGCCCAGGCACGACGCCTGCACGGCGGCGCGCTGGAGATCGACGGCCTGCTGAACCTCGACGACTTCGCCGACGAAACCGGCGTTGAGCTGCCCGAAGGCCCGTACGAGACGGTCGGGGGCTATCTCATGGCCGTTCTCGGTCATCTTCCCCAGGTAGGGGAGATGACCATGGTCGGCGGGCATCGTCTCTCTGTCACTGAGGTGGACGGCAGGAGGGTCGCGCGCGTACGCGTCACTCCTCCGCCGGTCCCCGAACCGGAGCACGACGAGTCCTGA
- the trpS gene encoding tryptophan--tRNA ligase, whose translation MPTEPNPSSTPSGAARPRVLSGIQPTADSFHLGNYLGALRQWVAMQDTHDAFYCVVDLHAITMAHDPALLRRRTRVAAAQLFAIGIDPERSTLFVQSHVPEHAELAWVLGCITGFGEASRMTQFKDKSAKEGTSAASIGLFTYPILQAADILLYQADQVPVGEDQRQHLELTRTLAQRFNHRFGETFVTPEAYIPKATAKITDLQEPTAKMSKSSSSPQGILDLLDDPGPLRKKVMRAVTDTGTEIVADEQNKPGVTNLLRIYSALTDTPIPDLERRYEGQGYGTLKKDLAQSVLDTFTPIRERTEKLLADEAQLDRLLARGAERASQVARRTMENVRDRVGFLGRA comes from the coding sequence ATGCCCACCGAGCCCAATCCGTCGTCCACTCCGTCGGGTGCCGCGCGTCCGCGCGTCCTGTCCGGGATCCAGCCGACCGCCGACTCGTTCCACCTCGGCAACTACCTCGGCGCCCTTCGTCAGTGGGTCGCCATGCAGGACACCCACGACGCGTTCTACTGCGTCGTCGACCTGCACGCGATCACGATGGCGCACGATCCCGCGCTGCTGCGACGGCGTACGCGGGTCGCCGCGGCCCAGCTGTTCGCGATCGGCATCGACCCGGAACGCAGCACGCTGTTCGTGCAGAGCCACGTGCCCGAGCACGCCGAGCTGGCCTGGGTGCTGGGGTGCATCACCGGGTTCGGTGAGGCGAGCCGGATGACGCAGTTCAAGGACAAGTCGGCCAAGGAAGGCACCTCGGCGGCCTCGATCGGGCTGTTCACCTATCCGATCCTCCAGGCCGCCGACATCCTGCTCTACCAGGCCGACCAGGTCCCGGTCGGCGAGGACCAGCGGCAGCACCTGGAGCTGACCCGTACGCTCGCGCAGCGCTTCAACCACCGGTTCGGCGAGACGTTCGTGACGCCGGAGGCCTACATTCCCAAGGCCACCGCGAAGATCACCGACCTGCAGGAGCCCACGGCCAAGATGAGCAAGTCCTCGTCGTCGCCGCAGGGCATCCTCGACCTGCTCGACGACCCGGGCCCGCTGCGCAAGAAGGTCATGCGGGCGGTCACCGACACCGGCACCGAGATCGTCGCCGACGAGCAGAACAAACCCGGCGTGACGAACCTCCTGCGCATCTACTCCGCGCTGACCGACACGCCCATCCCGGACCTGGAGCGCCGCTACGAGGGCCAGGGGTACGGCACGTTGAAGAAGGATCTCGCCCAGTCCGTGCTCGACACCTTCACGCCGATCCGCGAGCGCACCGAAAAGCTCCTCGCCGACGAGGCACAGCTCGACCGGCTGCTGGCTCGCGGCGCCGAGCGGGCGAGCCAGGTCGCCCGGCGGACCATGGAGAACGTGCGCGATCGGGTCGGGTTCCTGGGCCGTGCCTGA